A single region of the Silene latifolia isolate original U9 population chromosome 8, ASM4854445v1, whole genome shotgun sequence genome encodes:
- the LOC141596665 gene encoding serine/threonine-protein kinase D6PKL1-like → MERIVDRKSRPSNPASASLIVGNKVISAREQLDRSKERDFKDLDFPVPTRPWEGKTFLQEQDEQMLDVITSNRSDDSIDDGRSSSFSGASHPPEPVDTDLMRQVYVPMGPKNPDSGYLVKSMSHKGPFLDDLSLRVPLNLVEKPNDFNSISSPFLVSRASQNTEASLLPESDEKECVWDTSVPPSPLSSIDSTSVVRSMSIANSCASTYRSDGVVSDGMLSIEKHFEYTKFGIRGDLLESAKTSMSRVSDSSGLSDDSNWSNLTGSANKPHKGNDPRWKAILAIRCRDGMMGMSHFRLLKRLGCGDIGSVYLSELSGTRCYFAMKVMDKSSLASRKKLIRAQTEREILQLLDHPFLPTLYTHFETDRFSCLVMEYCPGGDLHFLRQRQPGKHFSEYAARFYAAEVLLALEYLHMLGVVYRDLKPENVLVRDDGHIMLSDFDLSLRCTVSPTLVRTSNDSGSGNTFCVQPACIEPSTVCIQPSCLLPRIFSKKSKKKMPHPKNDPGFLSRTLPELVAEPTQARSMSFVGTHEYLAPEIIKGEGHGSAVDWWTFGVFLHELLYGKTPFKGSGNRATLFNVVGQQLKFPDSPPTSYASRDLIRGLLVKEPQNRLGVKRGATEIKQHPFFEGVNWALIRCSTPPEIPQPVEMELPGKFGVADTMGVDTVSKRMPSNDTKSGGGKYLDFEFF, encoded by the exons ATGGAGAGAATTGTAGACCGGAAGTCACGTCCATCAAACCCAGCTTCTGCTAGTCTTATAGTCGGGAATAAGGTTATTTCTGCAAGAGAGCAGTTAGATCGATCTAAAGAACGAGACTTCAAGGACCTAGATTTTCCCGTGCCTACAAGGCCATGGGAGGGGAAAACCTTCTTGCAGGAACAAGATGAGCAGATGTTGGATGTTATCACATCAAATCGTAGTGATGATTCTATTGATGATGGCAGATCGAGTTCCTTTTCGGGTGCTAGTCATCCTCCAGAGCCTGTTGATACAGATCTGATGAGACAAGTGTATGTTCCTATGGGTCCAAAGAATCCAGATTCCGGGTATTTGGTGAAGAGCATGTCTCATAAAGGCCCTTTTCTCGACGATCTTTCACTCCGAGTCCCTCTCAACTTGGTGGAGAAACCAAATGATTTTAATTCTATTTCATCGCCATTTCTAGTTTCTCGAGCATCACAAAATACTGAAGCATCTCTCCTTCCCGAGTCCGATGAGAAGGAATGTGTTTGGGATACTTCTGTTCCTCCAAGCCCTCTTAGTAGTATCGATAGTACTAGTGTAGTAAGATCTATGAGCATAGCTAATAGTTGTGCAAGCACATATAGAAGTGATGGGGTTGTAAGTGATGGAATGTTAAGCATTGAAAAACACTTTGAGTATACTAAATTTGGCATTAGAGGAGACTTGCTTGAAAGCGCAAAAACTAGCATGAGTCGTGTAAGCGATAGTAGTGGTCTTAGTGATGATAGTAACTGGAGTAACCTTACTGGAAGTGCTAATAAGCCGCACAAAGGGAATGATCCTAGATGGAAGGCTATTCTTGCCATTAGGTGTCGGGATGGAATGATGGGTATGAGTCATTTCAGGCTACTCAAACGGTTAGGATGTGGGGACATCGGGAGTGTGTATCTTTCTGAGCTAAGTGGCACGCGTTGTTACTTTGCTATGAAAGTAATGGATAAATCATCTCTTGCTTCTAGGAAAAAGTTAATTAGAGCTCAAACAGAAAGGGAGATTTTGCAGCTTCTTGATCACCCATTTCTACCAACTTTGTATACTCATTTTGAGACCGACAGGTTCTCTTGTTTAGTAATGGAGTACTGTCCTGGAGGCGATCTTCATTTTTTAAGACAACGGCAGCCCGGAAAACATTTCTCAGAGTATGCAGCACG GTTTTATGCGGCTGAAGTCTTATTGGCACTAGAATATCTTCACATGCTTGGAGTTGTATACCGAGACCTGAAACCAGAAAATGTCTTAGTCCGTGATGATGGCCATATAATGCTCTCAGATTTCGACCTTTCTTTGCGATGCACTGTCTCACCAACCCTTGTAAGAACTTCCAATGATTCTGGCTCGGGAAATACATTTTGTGTGCAACCAGCTTGTATTGAGCCCTCAACCGTTTGTATCCAACCGTCATGTCTCCTTCCTAGAATATTCTCCAAGAAAAGCAAGAAAAAGATGCCACATCCCAAAAATGATCCCGGGTTTCTGTCCAGAACTTTGCCTGAGCTCGTTGCTGAACCGACCCAAGCtcgatccatgtcatttgttggGACCCATGAATACCTAGCCCCCGAAATCATCAAGGGAGAAGGCCATGGTAGTGCCGTTGATTGGTGGACATTCGGTGTTTTCTTGCACGAACTCTTATACGGTAAAACTCCATTTAAAGGCTCAGGCAATCGCGCTACTCTCTTCAATGTGGTCGGGCAACAACTGAAATTTCCGGATTCTCCCCCAACGAGCTATGCAAGCCGAGATTTGATACGGGGTTTATTGGTCAAAGAGCCACAAAATCGTCTTGGAGTGAAAAGGGGTGCAACTGAGATCAAACAACACCCGTTCTTCGAAGGAGTTAATTGGGCCTTGATACGGTGTAGTACACCACCTGAGATACCACAACCTGTCGAAATGGAATTGCCTGGTAAGTTTGGCGTGGCTGACACGATGGGCGTCGATACTGTCAGCAAAAGGATGCCTAGCAATGACACAAAGTCGGGTGGCGGTAAATACTTGGACTTTGAATTCTTTTAG
- the LOC141596664 gene encoding uncharacterized protein LOC141596664, with protein sequence MQTPVKFLDTCNHLAIITPHHHHRFNHRPPPYLSRPNSSLTISCRNPNPNPNVGGERVNKAVVKAKGKDNVWSIDNEMAKAVEEKEKSKRRKNNNKGKFGKRVKKFGKGDNFIVSGSMLMEVENVLQTQEPVIRPLWNTFVSSVSGIWKGVGAVFSPTTAEMEPVEAGSNNEYLYDCYILSHLQAAGSDGKSSQIQRKINWVTLNPYGEKRQESGDNSGENGEGKREHINSIVKGKGHRTNHTMPKFESFNFEKSDVMEEDIMGMEPGLVFFEDGSYSRGPVDIPVAEVDDSNYYLSPTYKFEQCLVKGCHKRLRIVHTIEFSNGGADIQILRVAVYEEQWVGPANIDEDSEVELDMKPFSQRKRTRASELTGPWKVFEMSASPIYGDDMATQEGDGPPYVYLCMETMKKRSLPENPSYFGEEEMVDLQDVTVLWLPGGVTSYVDVSKDGILCIGVGWYSDEGINLVMERDYETDGKLREVRSKTEIKRRWTDPASL encoded by the exons ATGCAAACTCCGGTCAAATTCCTCGACACTTGCAACCACCTCGCCATAATCACacctcaccaccaccaccgcttCAACCACCGTCCGCCGCCGTATCTCTCCCGCCCGAACTCCTCTCTTACGATTTCCTGCCggaaccctaaccctaaccctaatgtCGGCGGAGAGAGAGTGAATAAAGCGGTGGTTAAAGCCAAGGGAAAAGATAATGTATGGAGCATAGACAATGAGATGGCGAAGGCGGTGGAGGAGAAAGAAAAGTCAAAGAGACGGAAGAACAACAACAAGGGTAAATTTGGAAAAAGAGTTAAGAAATTTGGTAAGGGTGACAATTTTATTGTTTCTGGTTCTATGTTGATGGAAGTCGAAAATGTTCTGCAAACTCAG GAACCTGTCATAAGACCATTATGGAACACTTTTGTGAGTAGTGTAAGTGGGATATGGAAAGGAGTTGGAGCGGTATTTTCGCCAACTACTGCTGAAATGGAGCCAGTTGAAGCAGGAAGCAACAATGAGTATCTTTATGATTGCTACATTCTTTCACATCTACAAGCTGCAGGTTCGGATGGGAAGTCGTCTCAAATCCAGAGGAAAATTAACTGGGTTACTTTAAACCCATACGGTGAGAAACGACAAGAAAGTGGTGACAATAGCGGTGAAAATGGCGAAGGAAAACGTGAACATATTAACTCTATTGTGAAAGGAAAGGGTCATAGAACAAACCATACCATGCCTAAGTTTGAGTCATTCAACTTTGAGAAGAGTGATGTGATGGAAGAGGATATAATGGGGATGGAGCCTGGCCTTGTTTTCTTTGAG GACGGATCTTATTCTAGAGGACCAGTTGACATTCCTGTTGCTGAAGTTGATGACTCCAACTACTATCTCTCTCCAACATATAAGTTTGAACAA TGCTTGGTGAAGGGCTGCCACAAGAGATTACGAATTGTGCATACAATAGAATTTAGTAACGGTGGTGCTGACATCCAGATATTAAGGGTTGCTGTTTATGAAGAACAATGGGTCGGTCCTGCTAATATCGATGAAGACAG TGAAGTTGAGCTCGATATGAAGCCGTTTTCTCAGCGAAAGAGAACTCGCGCATCAGAGTTGACTGGACCATGGAAAGTCTTTGAGATGAGTGCCTCACCAATCTATGGCGATGACATGGCAACACAAGAAGGCGATGGACCCCCTTATGTCTACCTTTGCATGGAGACAATGAAAAAGAGAAGCTTGCCCGAAAACCCCTCCTACTTTGGGGAAGAAGAGATGGTGGATTTGCAGGATGTGACCGTTCTTTGGCTCCCGGGTGGGGTTACTTCCTACGTTGATGTCAGTAAGGATGGGATTCTGTGCATTGGAGTAGGGTGGTACTCTGATGAAGGGATTAACCTCGTCATGGAAAGAGATTATGAAACTGACGGGAAGCTTAGGGAGGTACGGTCGAAGACCGAGATAAAGCGTAGGTGGACAGATCCTGCCTCTTTGTAG